From Burkholderia pseudomultivorans, the proteins below share one genomic window:
- a CDS encoding benzaldehyde dehydrogenase — MTISEGKALFDSDVWTGKLFSGGWTAGPGTADVIEPATGATLGRIGIADGETVAGASAAARRAQPAWFGLPYDERSAVLRRAAAVAEAQFDAIVDWTVRESGSTRAKAAFETSVTIKALHEAAGLPSRAAGEVLPSGAGRLSLARRRPRGVVGVISPFNFPLYLAMRAVAPALALGNAVVLKPDPRTAVCGGVAIARIFELAGLPAGVLHVVPGDGAAGAALVADPNVAMIHFTGSTAAGRKVGEAAGRYLKKVSLELGGKNSLIVLDDADLDRAIANTAWGAYLHQGQICMATGRVLVQRAIHDRFVAKLVEKARSLRVGNPATEDVGLGPLINAAQRDHAARVVAAARDAGARVDAGGGYRELFFEPTVLSGVTRGNPAFDEEIFGPVAVVVPFDTDEDAIALANDSAYGLSMAILSADVGRALRLGERLHTGLLHINDQTVNDEVVNPFGGVGASGNGTSIGGAANLEEFTQWQWLTVKGEAPLYPL, encoded by the coding sequence ATGACCATCAGTGAAGGAAAAGCGCTGTTCGACAGCGACGTCTGGACCGGCAAGCTCTTCAGCGGCGGCTGGACGGCCGGACCGGGCACGGCCGACGTGATCGAACCCGCGACGGGCGCCACGCTCGGCCGCATCGGCATCGCCGACGGCGAGACGGTCGCCGGTGCGTCGGCGGCGGCCCGTCGCGCGCAGCCGGCATGGTTCGGCCTGCCGTACGACGAGCGTTCGGCCGTGCTGCGCCGTGCGGCCGCCGTCGCGGAAGCGCAGTTCGACGCGATCGTCGACTGGACCGTGCGCGAAAGCGGCTCGACGCGCGCGAAAGCCGCCTTCGAGACGTCGGTCACGATCAAGGCGCTGCACGAAGCGGCCGGCCTGCCGTCGCGCGCGGCCGGCGAGGTGCTGCCGTCGGGCGCGGGCCGGCTGTCGCTCGCGCGGCGGCGTCCGCGCGGCGTGGTCGGCGTGATCTCGCCGTTCAACTTTCCGCTGTATCTCGCGATGCGCGCGGTCGCGCCGGCGCTCGCGCTGGGCAACGCGGTCGTGCTGAAGCCCGATCCGCGCACCGCCGTGTGCGGCGGCGTCGCGATCGCGCGGATCTTCGAGCTGGCCGGCCTGCCGGCAGGCGTGCTGCACGTCGTGCCGGGCGACGGCGCGGCCGGCGCCGCGCTCGTCGCCGATCCGAACGTCGCGATGATCCACTTCACCGGTTCGACGGCCGCCGGGCGCAAGGTCGGCGAAGCGGCCGGCCGCTACCTGAAGAAAGTGTCGCTCGAACTCGGCGGCAAGAACTCGCTGATCGTGCTCGACGACGCCGATCTCGACCGTGCGATCGCGAATACCGCGTGGGGCGCGTATCTGCATCAGGGCCAGATCTGCATGGCCACCGGCCGCGTGCTGGTCCAGCGCGCCATTCACGACCGGTTCGTCGCGAAGCTCGTCGAGAAGGCCCGCAGCCTGCGCGTCGGCAATCCGGCCACCGAGGACGTCGGTCTCGGGCCGCTGATCAATGCCGCGCAGCGCGATCATGCCGCGCGCGTGGTCGCGGCGGCGCGCGACGCCGGCGCGCGCGTCGACGCAGGCGGCGGCTATCGCGAGCTGTTTTTCGAGCCGACCGTGCTGAGCGGCGTGACGCGCGGCAACCCGGCCTTCGACGAGGAAATCTTCGGGCCGGTCGCGGTCGTCGTGCCGTTCGATACCGACGAGGACGCGATCGCGCTGGCCAACGACAGCGCATACGGACTGTCGATGGCGATCCTGTCCGCCGACGTCGGGCGCGCGCTGCGGCTCGGCGAGCGGCTGCATACGGGCCTGCTGCACATCAACGACCAGACGGTCAACGACGAAGTCGTCAATCCGTTCGGCGGAGTCGGCGCATCGGGCAACGGCACGAGCATCGGCGGCGCGGCAAATCTCGAGGAATTCACGCAGTGGCAGTGGCTGACCGTCAAGGGCGAAGCGCCGCTCTATCCGCTTTGA
- a CDS encoding muconate/chloromuconate family cycloisomerase translates to MTPITIERIETRLVDLPTIRPHKLSVATMHGQTLMLVKVTCSDGVTGIGEGTTIAGMAYGPESPEAMKLAIDTYFAPAMIGKDATRIQALMAYVGKLVKVNHFAKSALETALLDAHGKRLGVPVSELLGGRRRDRLPVAWTLASGDTARDIDEAHHMLDLRRHNVFKLKIGAKALDVDIRHVAEIKKAIGDRGAVRVDVNMAWSETQAAWALPALADAGCELVEQPVASAAALARLMRRFPVALMADEILQGPDSAFEIAKQHGADVFAIKIEQNGGLFAAQRVATIADAAGIELYGGTMLEGAFSTVASAHLFASFANLQWGTELFGPLLITEEILTAPLDYSDFALTVPNGPGLGIELDEARIKRFTRDGLTKVTR, encoded by the coding sequence ATGACCCCGATCACCATCGAACGCATCGAAACCCGGCTCGTCGACTTGCCGACGATTCGCCCGCACAAGCTTTCGGTCGCGACCATGCACGGACAGACGCTGATGCTGGTGAAGGTCACGTGCAGCGACGGCGTGACCGGCATCGGCGAAGGCACGACGATCGCCGGGATGGCCTATGGCCCGGAAAGCCCCGAAGCGATGAAGCTCGCGATCGACACGTATTTCGCGCCGGCGATGATCGGCAAGGACGCGACGCGCATCCAGGCGCTGATGGCGTACGTCGGCAAGCTGGTGAAGGTCAATCACTTCGCGAAGAGCGCGCTCGAAACCGCGCTGCTCGACGCGCACGGCAAGCGGCTCGGCGTGCCGGTCAGCGAACTGCTCGGCGGCCGCCGGCGCGACCGCCTGCCGGTCGCGTGGACGCTCGCATCGGGCGATACGGCGCGCGACATCGACGAGGCGCACCACATGCTCGACCTGCGCCGCCACAACGTGTTCAAGCTGAAGATCGGCGCGAAGGCGCTCGACGTCGATATCCGTCACGTCGCCGAGATCAAGAAGGCGATCGGCGATCGCGGCGCGGTGCGGGTCGACGTCAACATGGCGTGGAGCGAGACGCAGGCGGCCTGGGCGCTGCCGGCGCTCGCCGATGCCGGCTGCGAGCTGGTCGAGCAGCCGGTCGCGTCCGCCGCGGCGCTCGCGCGCCTGATGCGCCGCTTCCCGGTCGCGCTGATGGCCGACGAAATCCTGCAGGGCCCGGACAGCGCGTTCGAGATCGCGAAGCAGCACGGCGCCGACGTGTTCGCGATCAAGATCGAGCAGAACGGCGGCCTGTTCGCCGCGCAGCGCGTGGCGACGATCGCCGATGCGGCCGGCATCGAGTTGTACGGCGGCACGATGCTCGAAGGCGCGTTCAGCACGGTCGCCTCCGCCCATCTGTTCGCGAGCTTCGCGAACCTGCAATGGGGCACCGAGCTGTTCGGCCCGCTGCTGATCACCGAAGAGATCCTGACCGCGCCGCTCGACTACAGCGACTTCGCACTGACCGTGCCGAACGGCCCGGGCCTCGGCATCGAGCTGGACGAGGCCAGGATCAAGCGCTTCACGCGCGACGGGCTGACCAAGGTCACGCGATAA
- the catC gene encoding muconolactone Delta-isomerase, with protein sequence MLFHVRMDVNLPADLPAGVADEIKAREKAYSQELQRSGKWRHIWRIAGEYANYSIFDADSNAELHDILTGLPLFPYMKISVTPLCRHPSSIRDGDA encoded by the coding sequence ATGCTTTTCCACGTACGCATGGACGTCAACCTGCCGGCCGACCTGCCCGCCGGCGTCGCCGACGAAATCAAGGCGCGCGAGAAGGCGTATTCGCAGGAACTGCAGCGCAGCGGCAAGTGGCGCCATATCTGGCGCATCGCCGGCGAATACGCGAACTACAGCATTTTCGACGCGGACAGCAACGCCGAGCTGCACGACATCCTGACCGGCCTGCCGTTGTTCCCGTACATGAAGATTTCGGTGACGCCGTTGTGTCGCCACCCGTCGTCGATTCGTGACGGCGACGCCTGA
- the catA gene encoding catechol 1,2-dioxygenase, whose translation MSVKVFDTQEVQDLLKAASNLNGDTGNARFQQIVHRLLGDLFKAIDDLDITPDEVWAGVNYLNKLGQDGEAALLAAGVGLEKYLDIRMDAADKAAGLDGGTPRTIEGPLYVAGAPVRDRVSKIDLDDDANAGPLVIHGTVTDTDGKPVAGAVVECWHANSNGFYSHFDPTGAQTEFNLRGAVRTGADGKYEFRTLMPVGYGCPPQGATQQLLNGLGRHGNRPAHVHFFVSGEGHRKLTTQFNIEGDPLIWDDFAYATREELIPHVVEKTGGAALGMKADAYQDIQFDIVLTPLVQGKDNQIVNRPRASVSA comes from the coding sequence ATGAGCGTCAAAGTATTCGATACCCAGGAAGTCCAGGACCTGCTGAAGGCCGCTTCGAACCTGAACGGCGACACCGGCAACGCGCGCTTCCAGCAGATCGTCCACCGCCTGCTGGGCGACCTGTTCAAGGCGATCGACGATCTCGACATCACGCCCGATGAAGTCTGGGCCGGCGTCAACTACCTGAACAAGCTCGGCCAGGACGGCGAAGCGGCGCTGCTCGCGGCCGGCGTCGGCCTCGAGAAGTACCTCGACATCCGGATGGACGCGGCCGACAAGGCAGCCGGCCTCGACGGCGGCACGCCGCGCACGATCGAAGGCCCGCTGTACGTCGCCGGCGCGCCGGTGCGCGACCGCGTATCGAAGATCGACCTCGACGATGACGCCAACGCCGGCCCGCTCGTGATCCACGGCACGGTGACCGACACGGACGGCAAGCCGGTCGCCGGCGCGGTGGTCGAATGCTGGCACGCGAACTCGAACGGCTTCTACTCGCACTTCGACCCGACCGGCGCGCAGACCGAGTTCAACCTGCGCGGCGCGGTGCGGACCGGCGCCGACGGCAAGTACGAATTCCGCACGCTGATGCCGGTCGGCTACGGCTGCCCGCCGCAGGGCGCGACGCAGCAACTGCTGAACGGCCTCGGCCGGCACGGCAACCGTCCGGCGCACGTGCACTTCTTCGTGAGCGGCGAAGGTCACCGCAAGCTGACGACGCAGTTCAACATCGAAGGCGATCCGCTGATCTGGGACGACTTCGCGTACGCGACGCGCGAGGAGCTGATCCCGCACGTGGTCGAAAAGACCGGCGGCGCCGCGCTGGGCATGAAGGCCGATGCGTACCAGGACATCCAGTTCGACATCGTGCTGACGCCGCTCGTGCAGGGCAAGGACAACCAGATCGTCAATCGCCCGCGCGCTTCGGTCAGCGCCTAA
- a CDS encoding Rieske 2Fe-2S domain-containing protein, whose amino-acid sequence MSAIIDKANELDHLLATAVQDDKENGVFRCRRDIFTNQDLFDLEMKHIFESNWVYLAHESQIPNNNDYYTTWIGRQPIVITRDKTGELHAVINACAHKGAMLCRRKHGNKGSFTCPFHGWTFSNSGKLLKVKDEKTTEYPVQFNTNGSHDLKKVARFESYRGFLFGSLSADVLPLEDYLGEARVIIDQIVDQAPDGLEVLRGNSSYIYEGNWKMQMENGCDGYHVSTVHWNYAATMGRRKEDGTKAVDANSWSRSVAGVYGFEHGHILLWTQTMNPEVRPVYRHRDEIKARVGEVGADFIVNQTRNLCVYPNVFLMDQFSTQIRVVRPLGVDKTEVTIFCFAPKGESAEDRALRIRQYEDFFNVSGMGTADDLEEFRACQSGYAGATAMWNDLSRGAPLWIHGADENARKMGLKPLISGERSEDEGLFVCQHEYWVRVMRGALEKEREEALS is encoded by the coding sequence ATGTCTGCCATTATCGACAAAGCCAACGAACTCGATCACCTGCTGGCCACCGCCGTGCAGGATGACAAGGAAAACGGCGTATTCCGCTGCCGCCGCGACATCTTCACGAACCAGGACCTGTTCGATCTCGAGATGAAGCACATCTTCGAGAGCAACTGGGTGTATCTGGCGCACGAGAGCCAGATCCCGAACAACAACGACTACTACACGACGTGGATCGGCCGGCAGCCGATCGTCATCACGCGCGACAAGACCGGCGAGCTGCACGCGGTGATCAACGCATGCGCGCACAAGGGCGCGATGCTGTGTCGCCGCAAGCACGGCAACAAGGGCAGCTTCACGTGCCCGTTCCACGGCTGGACGTTCTCGAACAGCGGCAAGCTGCTGAAGGTGAAGGACGAGAAGACCACCGAGTATCCGGTGCAGTTCAACACGAACGGCTCGCATGACCTGAAGAAGGTCGCGCGCTTCGAGAGCTATCGCGGCTTCCTGTTCGGCAGCCTCAGCGCCGACGTGCTGCCGCTCGAGGACTACCTCGGCGAAGCGCGCGTGATCATCGACCAGATCGTCGACCAGGCGCCGGACGGCCTCGAAGTGCTGCGCGGCAATTCCTCGTACATCTACGAGGGCAACTGGAAGATGCAAATGGAAAACGGCTGCGACGGCTATCACGTCAGCACCGTGCACTGGAACTACGCGGCGACGATGGGCCGCCGCAAGGAAGACGGCACCAAGGCCGTGGATGCGAACAGCTGGAGCAGGTCGGTCGCGGGCGTGTACGGCTTCGAGCACGGCCACATCCTGCTGTGGACCCAGACGATGAATCCGGAAGTGCGTCCGGTCTATCGGCATCGCGACGAGATCAAGGCGCGCGTCGGCGAAGTCGGCGCGGATTTCATCGTGAACCAGACGCGCAACCTGTGCGTGTACCCGAACGTGTTCCTGATGGACCAGTTCAGCACGCAGATTCGCGTGGTGCGGCCGCTGGGCGTCGACAAGACCGAGGTCACGATCTTCTGCTTCGCGCCGAAGGGCGAGAGCGCCGAGGATCGCGCGTTGCGGATTCGCCAGTACGAGGATTTCTTCAACGTGTCGGGAATGGGCACCGCGGACGACCTCGAGGAATTCCGCGCCTGCCAGTCCGGCTATGCGGGCGCCACGGCAATGTGGAACGACCTGTCGCGCGGCGCGCCGCTGTGGATCCACGGCGCGGACGAGAACGCGAGGAAGATGGGGCTGAAGCCGCTGATTTCGGGCGAGCGCAGCGAAGACGAAGGATTGTTCGTGTGCCAGCACGAATACTGGGTGCGCGTGATGCGCGGCGCACTCGAGAAGGAACGCGAGGAGGCATTGTCATGA
- the benB gene encoding benzoate 1,2-dioxygenase small subunit, with protein sequence MSFDYRTICAALYREARLLDDRQWDEWLTCYTEDVTYWMPAWDDDDRLTDDHESQISLMYYPDRGGLEDRVFRIKTERSGASTPEPRTSHNVTNVEVLAERDDEVDVRYNFDTLNHRYRVTDHFFGTMFVTLRKVGDELLISYKKIVLKNDYIRQVLDVYHV encoded by the coding sequence ATGAGCTTCGATTACCGCACCATCTGCGCGGCGCTGTACCGCGAAGCGCGCCTGCTCGACGATCGCCAGTGGGACGAATGGCTGACCTGCTACACGGAAGACGTCACCTACTGGATGCCGGCGTGGGACGACGACGACCGGCTGACCGACGATCACGAGAGCCAGATCTCGCTGATGTACTACCCCGATCGCGGCGGCCTCGAGGATCGCGTGTTCCGGATCAAGACCGAGCGCAGCGGCGCATCGACGCCGGAGCCGCGCACGAGCCACAACGTGACGAACGTGGAAGTGCTGGCCGAGCGCGACGACGAGGTGGACGTGCGCTACAACTTCGACACGCTCAACCATCGTTACCGCGTGACGGATCACTTCTTCGGCACGATGTTCGTCACGTTGCGCAAGGTCGGCGACGAACTGCTGATCTCGTACAAGAAGATCGTGCTGAAGAACGACTACATCCGGCAGGTGCTCGACGTCTATCACGTCTGA
- the benC gene encoding benzoate 1,2-dioxygenase electron transfer component BenC, which produces MSSYKIALNFEDGVTRFIDCKAGEKVLDAAFRARINLPMDCSDGVCGTCKCRAESGSYDLGDDYIDDALSEDEKNGGLVLTCQMVPQSDCVIAVPTSSTACKTGNSQFAATVTKVEPHNDAAIVLELDVDASAAAPVFLPGQYVNIDVPGSGQHRSYSFSSAPGETKLSFLIKKIPGGVMSTWLESAKPGDTLALHGPLGSFYLRDVQRPLLFLAGGTGLAPFLSMLEVLARAGSQQKVHLIYGVTRDLDLVQVDAIEAFVAKLPNFSYATVVAEEASNHPRKGWVTQHIPADALNDGDVDVYLCGPPAMVDAVRKHFDDTGVKPNSFHYEKFTPNATLKAA; this is translated from the coding sequence ATGTCCAGCTACAAGATTGCACTGAACTTCGAGGACGGGGTGACCCGCTTCATCGACTGCAAGGCCGGCGAGAAGGTGCTCGACGCGGCGTTTCGGGCCCGCATCAACCTGCCGATGGATTGTTCCGACGGCGTGTGCGGCACCTGCAAGTGCCGCGCCGAAAGCGGCAGCTACGATCTCGGCGACGACTACATCGACGATGCGCTGAGCGAGGACGAGAAGAACGGCGGCCTCGTGCTGACCTGTCAGATGGTGCCGCAGAGCGACTGCGTGATCGCGGTGCCGACCTCGTCCACCGCATGCAAGACCGGCAACAGCCAGTTCGCGGCGACCGTGACGAAAGTCGAGCCGCACAACGACGCGGCGATCGTGCTCGAACTCGACGTGGACGCCTCCGCCGCCGCGCCCGTGTTCCTGCCGGGCCAGTACGTGAACATCGACGTGCCCGGCAGCGGCCAGCACCGCTCGTATTCGTTCTCGTCGGCGCCGGGCGAGACGAAGCTGAGCTTCCTGATCAAGAAGATTCCGGGCGGCGTGATGAGCACCTGGCTCGAATCCGCGAAGCCGGGCGACACGCTCGCCCTGCACGGCCCGCTCGGCAGCTTCTACCTGCGCGACGTGCAGCGGCCGCTGCTGTTCCTCGCGGGCGGCACGGGCCTCGCGCCGTTCCTGTCGATGCTCGAAGTGCTCGCGCGCGCCGGTTCGCAGCAGAAGGTCCATCTGATCTACGGCGTGACGCGCGACCTCGACCTGGTGCAGGTCGACGCGATCGAGGCGTTCGTCGCGAAGCTGCCGAACTTCAGCTATGCGACGGTCGTGGCCGAGGAAGCGTCGAACCATCCGCGCAAGGGCTGGGTCACGCAGCATATCCCGGCCGATGCGCTGAACGACGGCGACGTCGACGTCTATCTGTGCGGGCCGCCGGCGATGGTCGACGCGGTGCGCAAGCATTTCGACGATACCGGCGTGAAGCCCAACAGCTTCCACTACGAGAAGTTCACGCCCAACGCGACGCTGAAGGCGGCATGA
- the benD gene encoding benzoate diol dehydrogenase BenD: MMKPRFSDKVVVVTGAAQGIGRGVALRIAAEGGKVLFVDRAEFVGEVAAEAGSEQTAGFVADLETYEGAHAAMAFAARRFGGIDVLVNGVGGAIRMRPFAEFEPAQIDAEIRRSLMPTLYACHAVLPHLLARGGGTIVNVSSNATRGIRRVPYSAAKGGVNALTQALAMEYGEHNIRVVAAAPGGTSAPPRRVPRNAAGDSEQEKAWMNEAVRQVTESTFFKRYGTLDEQVAPIVFLASDEASYITGAVLPVAGGDNG; this comes from the coding sequence ATGATGAAACCGCGATTCTCGGACAAGGTCGTGGTCGTCACCGGCGCGGCACAGGGTATCGGCCGCGGCGTGGCGCTGCGCATCGCCGCCGAAGGCGGCAAGGTGCTGTTCGTCGACCGCGCCGAGTTCGTCGGCGAGGTGGCGGCCGAAGCGGGCAGCGAGCAGACGGCCGGCTTCGTCGCCGACCTCGAGACCTACGAAGGCGCGCACGCGGCGATGGCGTTCGCCGCGCGCAGGTTCGGCGGCATCGACGTGCTGGTCAACGGCGTCGGCGGCGCGATCCGGATGCGTCCGTTCGCCGAGTTCGAGCCGGCGCAGATCGACGCCGAGATCCGCCGCTCGCTGATGCCGACGCTGTACGCATGCCATGCGGTACTGCCGCATCTGCTCGCGCGCGGCGGCGGCACCATCGTCAACGTGTCGTCGAACGCGACGCGCGGCATTCGCCGCGTGCCGTATTCGGCGGCCAAGGGCGGCGTCAACGCGCTCACGCAGGCGCTCGCGATGGAGTACGGCGAGCACAACATCCGCGTGGTCGCGGCCGCGCCGGGCGGCACCAGCGCGCCGCCGCGCCGCGTGCCGCGCAATGCGGCCGGCGACAGCGAGCAGGAGAAGGCGTGGATGAACGAGGCCGTGCGCCAGGTCACCGAATCGACCTTCTTCAAGCGCTACGGCACGCTCGACGAGCAGGTCGCGCCGATCGTGTTCCTCGCGTCGGACGAAGCGAGCTACATCACGGGCGCGGTGCTGCCCGTCGCCGGCGGCGACAACGGCTGA
- a CDS encoding RidA family protein, translated as MHERKAIVPPGMEAVYEKIGYAPAISVGDTIYVSGQIGRDLSMQLVEGREAQIAQAFDNLRYVLEAAGASLADVVDLTSFHTDMRDLPLFMQVRDRYFDTDPKPAWTAVGAHMLGGAPGYIVEIKAVAVRRA; from the coding sequence ATGCATGAACGCAAGGCCATCGTCCCGCCGGGGATGGAAGCGGTGTACGAGAAGATCGGCTATGCGCCGGCGATCAGCGTCGGCGACACGATCTACGTGTCGGGCCAGATCGGCCGCGACCTGTCGATGCAACTGGTCGAGGGCCGCGAAGCGCAGATCGCGCAGGCGTTCGACAACCTCCGCTACGTGCTGGAGGCGGCCGGCGCATCGCTCGCGGACGTCGTCGACCTGACGAGCTTTCACACCGACATGCGCGACCTGCCGCTGTTCATGCAGGTGCGCGACCGCTATTTCGACACGGATCCGAAGCCGGCCTGGACGGCGGTCGGCGCGCACATGCTCGGCGGTGCGCCCGGCTATATCGTCGAAATCAAGGCGGTGGCGGTGCGGCGGGCATGA
- a CDS encoding MFS transporter, with protein MTLASTRSIPALIDDAPLGAFQFRVLALCVLIALLDGFDTQAIAFTGPAILAWFRLPAGALAPILTAGIVGMTIGAMTLGLVGDRIGRRPAIMIGLALFGTATLATSWASEPAQILALRFVAGLGMGGCTPVLLALAAEYCPARVRGAVMTGVLLGLPAGAMLGGLLAARMLPAIGWQGIFVVGGGVPLVVLAVVALLLPESLFYQASRGDARAQQRVRATLSRIVAQPLPADARFAVPDEASAKASVGALFRDGYAGRTLGIWAIYLLNWIAWFMLLSWLPTVLKAAGLSAQQAPLGTVIVNAVFIVCAIPLSIVLPRVNTRNLLCAMFAFGIVIAVGLGQAGTNWTLVFVLVGAAGFGIGGQQIALNYLVVGAYPTALRATATGWAIGMGRAGAIAGSAIGGTFLAWGGPSGFFIALAVPLAGAALAAFSLRAHRTAGPEVAAAPR; from the coding sequence ATGACCCTTGCTTCTACCCGCTCGATTCCGGCGTTGATCGACGACGCGCCGCTGGGCGCGTTCCAGTTCCGCGTGCTCGCGCTGTGCGTGCTGATCGCGCTGCTCGACGGCTTCGACACGCAGGCCATCGCGTTCACCGGTCCCGCGATTCTCGCCTGGTTCAGGCTGCCGGCCGGCGCGCTGGCGCCGATCCTGACCGCGGGAATCGTCGGCATGACGATCGGCGCGATGACGCTCGGCCTCGTCGGCGACCGCATCGGACGACGGCCCGCGATCATGATCGGGCTCGCGCTGTTCGGCACGGCGACGCTCGCGACGTCGTGGGCGAGCGAGCCGGCGCAGATACTCGCGCTGCGCTTCGTTGCCGGGCTCGGCATGGGCGGATGCACGCCGGTGCTGCTCGCGCTCGCCGCCGAATACTGCCCGGCGCGTGTGCGCGGCGCGGTGATGACCGGCGTGCTGCTCGGCCTGCCTGCCGGTGCCATGCTGGGCGGCCTGCTCGCCGCGCGCATGCTGCCGGCGATTGGCTGGCAGGGCATCTTCGTGGTGGGCGGCGGCGTGCCGCTCGTCGTGCTGGCGGTTGTCGCGCTGCTGCTGCCGGAATCGCTGTTCTATCAGGCGTCGCGCGGCGATGCGCGGGCGCAGCAACGCGTGCGCGCGACGCTGTCGAGGATCGTTGCGCAGCCGTTGCCGGCCGATGCGCGGTTCGCCGTGCCCGACGAGGCGAGCGCGAAGGCGAGCGTCGGCGCGCTGTTCCGCGATGGCTATGCGGGCAGGACGCTCGGCATCTGGGCGATCTACTTGCTCAACTGGATCGCATGGTTCATGCTGCTGTCGTGGCTGCCGACCGTGCTGAAGGCGGCGGGGCTGAGCGCGCAGCAGGCGCCGCTCGGCACCGTGATCGTCAACGCCGTCTTCATCGTGTGCGCGATCCCGCTGTCGATCGTGCTGCCGCGCGTGAATACGCGGAACCTGCTGTGCGCGATGTTCGCGTTCGGCATCGTCATCGCGGTGGGCCTCGGCCAGGCCGGCACGAACTGGACCCTCGTGTTCGTGCTCGTCGGCGCGGCCGGTTTCGGCATCGGCGGCCAGCAGATCGCGCTGAATTATCTGGTCGTCGGCGCGTATCCGACCGCGTTGCGCGCGACCGCGACCGGCTGGGCGATCGGCATGGGGCGCGCGGGCGCGATTGCCGGATCGGCGATCGGCGGCACGTTCCTCGCGTGGGGCGGCCCGTCGGGCTTCTTCATCGCACTGGCGGTGCCGCTCGCCGGCGCCGCGCTCGCGGCGTTCAGCCTGCGCGCGCATCGCACCGCCGGGCCGGAAGTGGCGGCGGCGCCCCGCTGA
- a CDS encoding LysR family transcriptional regulator codes for MELRHLRYFVAVAEERSFTRAAQRLHIAQPPLSRQIQQLEQMLDVQLFERNSRPLKLTETGRFFYQHAAQLLAQTAELESMTRRVGKIERSLSVGFVGSTLYGMLPKIIRRYRQKYAEVELSLHEMSTMDQIKALKEGRIDVGFGRIRLEDPSIRRVVLREEQLIAALPLGHPLCAAKAVVSLHDLLKETLIIFPKAPRPSYADQVLAAFHDRSLKPARVLETRELQIALGLVAAGEGVSIVPKSVYGLKRDDIEYKDLDDAKLVSPIIMSMRMLDQSEDLERMLQLIYDLYVEHGMEYLPPSEPDSPPAKD; via the coding sequence ATGGAGTTACGCCATCTGCGCTATTTCGTGGCTGTCGCCGAAGAGCGCAGCTTCACCCGCGCCGCGCAGCGGCTGCATATCGCGCAACCGCCGCTGAGCCGCCAGATCCAGCAGCTCGAGCAGATGCTCGACGTCCAGCTGTTCGAACGCAACTCGCGCCCGCTGAAGCTGACCGAAACCGGGCGCTTCTTCTATCAGCATGCAGCGCAGCTGCTCGCGCAGACAGCCGAACTCGAATCGATGACGCGTCGCGTCGGCAAGATCGAACGCAGCCTGTCGGTCGGCTTCGTCGGCTCGACGCTGTACGGCATGCTGCCGAAGATCATTCGCCGGTATCGCCAGAAGTACGCGGAAGTCGAGCTGAGCCTGCACGAGATGTCGACGATGGATCAGATCAAGGCGCTGAAGGAAGGTCGCATCGACGTCGGCTTCGGCCGCATCCGTCTCGAAGATCCGAGCATTCGGCGCGTGGTGCTGCGCGAGGAGCAGCTGATTGCCGCGCTGCCGCTCGGCCATCCGCTGTGCGCGGCGAAAGCGGTCGTGTCGCTGCACGACCTGCTGAAGGAAACGCTGATCATCTTCCCGAAGGCGCCGCGCCCGAGCTATGCGGACCAGGTGCTGGCCGCCTTTCACGATCGCTCGCTGAAGCCGGCGCGCGTGCTGGAAACGCGCGAGCTGCAGATCGCGCTCGGCCTCGTCGCAGCAGGCGAAGGCGTGTCGATCGTGCCGAAGAGCGTCTACGGGCTGAAGCGCGACGATATCGAGTACAAGGATCTCGACGACGCGAAGCTCGTGTCGCCGATCATCATGAGCATGCGCATGCTCGACCAGTCCGAAGACCTCGAGCGCATGCTGCAGCTCATCTACGACCTGTACGTCGAGCACGGCATGGAATACCTGCCGCCGTCCGAACCCGATAGCCCGCCCGCGAAGGACTGA